TAGATGTTATTTCTCATAATCTTGCAAATGTTAATACAACGGGATTTAAAAAAGGAAGAGCAGAGTTTCAGGATTTACTTTATCAAAACATTATCAATCCCGGTGCACCTTCAGATGATGGAACTCAATATCCCACAGGAATTCAGATTGGTCTTGGTGTAAGACCGGTTGCTGTGGCAAAGTTCTTTACTCCAGGAGACCTTATAAACACTGGCAATGACCTTGATTTAGCTATTGATGGAGATGGATTTTTTCAGGTAACTCTTCCTGATGGAACAATTGCCTACACAAGGGCAGGCAATTTCAGAATTGACAGAGATGGAAGAATTGTAACAAATGACGGATATCCAATTGAACCGGGAATTACTGTTCCAGCCGATGCTTTAAAAATAACAGTTGGAGCTGATGGAACTGTTACAGTACTACAGCCAGGAACAGTAGCGCCTGTTCAGATTGGAACAATTGAACTTGCAAGATTTATAAATCCAGGAGGACTTCAGGCAATTGGTAAAAATTTATTTATTGAGACAGATGCCTCAGGAGCTCCAACAACTGGAACACCCGGGACAGAGGGAAGAGGAAGAATTGTTCAGGGCTTTCTTGAAATGTCCAATGTAAATGTAGTTGAAGAGCTTGCAAATATGATAATTGCTCAGAGAGCTTTTGACATTAACTCAAAAGCAGTGCAGACCTCTGATGAGATGTTACAGACAGTAGTAGCACTTAAGAGGTAAAAGATGGGTAGAGTTTTA
The nucleotide sequence above comes from Thermodesulfovibrio aggregans. Encoded proteins:
- the flgG gene encoding flagellar basal-body rod protein FlgG codes for the protein MLRSLFTASTGMYAQQLNLDVISHNLANVNTTGFKKGRAEFQDLLYQNIINPGAPSDDGTQYPTGIQIGLGVRPVAVAKFFTPGDLINTGNDLDLAIDGDGFFQVTLPDGTIAYTRAGNFRIDRDGRIVTNDGYPIEPGITVPADALKITVGADGTVTVLQPGTVAPVQIGTIELARFINPGGLQAIGKNLFIETDASGAPTTGTPGTEGRGRIVQGFLEMSNVNVVEELANMIIAQRAFDINSKAVQTSDEMLQTVVALKR